In Primulina huaijiensis isolate GDHJ02 chromosome 6, ASM1229523v2, whole genome shotgun sequence, a single window of DNA contains:
- the LOC140979792 gene encoding uncharacterized protein, protein MSLSTLKPVTCRIPPATGENGSHPNASKVTLVNRQALPALKVQIKSMKEREQPLLQERSTVSSRREMMHLTAATLCFTSLFFPATAEARPRNATAKQKIVEKLDELKQKAGLSKPKDEGKGNEPKDNEAKKSKPTNDMYGSKAKSKDDVARTNPGAASQKTPPQAPEKEYSGPSLPTLPPLNFLTGRTVETSVS, encoded by the exons ATGTCGCTGTCCACCTTGAAGCCGGTGACGTGCCGGATTCCTCCTGCGACCGGAGAAAATGGTTCTCACCCAAATGCTTCGAAAGTCACATTGGTGAATAGACAAGCTCTACCTGCTCTCAAGGTTCAAATCAAATCT ATGAAAGAAAGGGAGCAGCCACTTTTGCAGGAGCGTTCCACTGTCTCCTCTAGGAGGGAAATGATGCATTTAACTGCCGCAACTCTTTGTTTTACCTCTCTTTTCTTCCCAGCAACTGCAGAAGCACGCCCGAGAAACGCTACTGCGAAACAGAAGATTGTGGAGAAACTCGATGAGCTCAAGCAAAAGGCTGGGTTGTCCAAGCCAAAAGACGAAGGCAAAGGAAATGAGCCAAAAGATAATGAAGCAAAGAAGTCAAAGCCAACCAATGACATGTATGGGAGTAAAGCAAAATCGAAAGATGACGTGGCAAGAACAAATCCTGGAGCCGCGTCTCAAAAAACTCCACCTCAGGCACCTGAGAAAGAGTATTCTGGTCCATCACTACCAACCCTCCCACCTCTCAATTTCCTAACCGGACGAACCGTGGAAACCTCAGTTTCATGA
- the LOC140978868 gene encoding uncharacterized protein, whose amino-acid sequence MEFRRGSPSLYRVLGVCVYSSDEEIRRAYLKLAMQWHPDKWARNPSLLGEAKQKFQKIQEAYSVLSDRKRRRLYDAGLYGLDNEEEDEVEGFSDFLQEMVSLINDARKEEKIYSPKELQSMFWDMARGFGLPEYNTKNTKKPVCEPQWLHGKTNYAETAKKRMRSALKI is encoded by the exons ATGGAGTTCAGAAGAGGGTCACCTTCTCTTTATCGAGTTCTTGGTGTTTGCGTGTATTCGTCAGATGAAGAAATTAGACGTGCTTACCTTAAGCTCGCTATG CAATGGCATCCAGACAAGTGGGCTCGAAACCCTTCGCTTCTGGGCGAGGCCAAACAGAAATTTCAGAAAATCCAAGAAGCATATTCAG TCCTATCAGATAGGAAAAGAAGAAGactgtatgatgcaggattgtATGGCcttgataatgaagaagaagatgaagtaGAG GGATTTTCTGATTTTCTCCAAGAAATGGTGTCCCTTATAAATGATGCTAGAAAGGAG GAAAAGATTTACAGTCCAAAGGAGCTGCAAAGCATGTTCTGGGATATGGCCCGTGGATTTGGGCTTCCAGAATACAATactaaaaatactaaaaaaccTGTGTGTGAACCTCAGTGGCTCCATGGCAAGACAAATTATGCAGAAACCGCGAAAAAAAGGATGCGGAGTGCACTCAAAATTTGA